Proteins from a genomic interval of Stenotrophomonas sp. WZN-1:
- a CDS encoding acyl-CoA dehydrogenase family protein: MSGPSFSSNAPYETHVVLNQPPPFAGRQLWTDDVALMDAVQREGAGSFVPRLAVYGALAGDELYRLGFDANRDRPRLRTHDAQGHRIDTVEFHPAYHQLMGAAKQHGVAGLSWHEPQPGAHVARAVLSYLHHQAEAGTSCPLTMTHAAVAVLRSQPHLAEWARKAAAPVYDPRDVPVADKDGITLGMGMTEKQGGSDVRANGTRAEPIDGERYRLVGHKWFFSAPMCDGFLVLAQAPGGLTCLLMPRRLADGDRNAFRLMRLKDKLGDWANASSEVEFCGAQAWRVGEEGRGVATIIGMVMMTRLDCMLGAAAEMRMALAQALHHARHRRTFGKLLVEHPLMTNVLADLALESEAATVLSMRIARAVDRAGVDANEAALARVGTALGKYWLCKRAPAFVNEAQECLGGAGYVEESMLPRLYRQAPLNSIWEGSGNIQCLDVLRALAREPEALAALRAELAAVADRDARYAAALQRWAAAPPPDESQARLFCERTALLLQAALLLRARSPMAEAFVRSRLHGEHGLVFGTLPAGVDLSAMLARALP, translated from the coding sequence ATGAGTGGACCCAGCTTCAGCAGCAACGCGCCGTACGAAACCCATGTGGTGCTCAACCAGCCGCCGCCGTTCGCGGGGCGCCAGTTGTGGACCGACGACGTGGCATTGATGGATGCCGTGCAGCGCGAAGGCGCTGGCAGCTTCGTGCCGCGACTGGCTGTCTATGGCGCGTTGGCGGGTGACGAGCTCTACCGGCTCGGCTTCGATGCCAACCGCGATCGGCCGCGCCTGCGCACGCATGATGCGCAGGGCCATCGCATCGATACGGTGGAGTTCCATCCGGCCTATCACCAGTTGATGGGCGCAGCGAAGCAACATGGCGTGGCGGGCCTGTCCTGGCACGAGCCGCAGCCGGGTGCGCATGTGGCGCGGGCGGTGCTGAGCTATCTGCATCACCAGGCTGAGGCGGGCACCAGCTGCCCATTGACCATGACCCATGCGGCAGTGGCGGTGCTGCGATCGCAGCCGCATCTGGCCGAGTGGGCGCGCAAGGCCGCCGCGCCGGTCTATGACCCGCGCGATGTGCCGGTGGCGGACAAGGACGGCATTACCCTGGGCATGGGCATGACCGAAAAGCAGGGAGGCTCGGATGTGCGCGCCAACGGCACGCGCGCCGAACCAATCGATGGCGAACGCTATCGCCTGGTCGGTCACAAGTGGTTCTTTTCGGCACCGATGTGCGATGGCTTCCTGGTGCTGGCGCAGGCGCCGGGAGGACTCACCTGCCTGTTGATGCCGCGCCGGTTGGCCGACGGAGACCGCAACGCATTCCGGTTGATGCGCTTGAAGGACAAGCTCGGCGATTGGGCCAACGCCTCCAGCGAAGTCGAGTTCTGCGGGGCGCAGGCGTGGCGGGTGGGCGAGGAGGGACGCGGCGTGGCCACCATCATCGGCATGGTGATGATGACCCGCCTGGACTGCATGCTGGGTGCGGCGGCGGAAATGCGCATGGCGCTGGCGCAGGCCCTGCATCACGCACGTCATCGCCGCACGTTCGGCAAGCTGCTGGTCGAGCACCCGTTGATGACCAATGTGCTGGCCGACCTGGCACTGGAGTCGGAAGCGGCCACGGTGCTGTCGATGCGCATCGCGCGTGCGGTGGACCGGGCCGGCGTGGATGCCAACGAAGCCGCGTTGGCGCGTGTGGGGACGGCGCTGGGCAAGTACTGGTTGTGCAAGCGCGCGCCGGCCTTCGTCAATGAAGCGCAGGAATGCCTGGGCGGTGCGGGCTATGTGGAGGAATCGATGCTGCCGCGGTTGTACCGGCAGGCACCGTTGAATTCGATCTGGGAAGGCAGCGGCAACATCCAGTGCCTGGACGTGCTGCGCGCACTGGCGCGCGAACCGGAGGCGCTGGCGGCGCTGCGCGCTGAGCTGGCGGCGGTGGCCGATCGTGATGCGCGCTACGCAGCGGCTTTGCAGCGTTGGGCAGCGGCGCCGCCACCGGATGAGTCGCAGGCGCGGCTGTTCTGCGAGCGCACTGCGCTGCTGCTGCAGGCCGCGCTGCTGTTGCGTGCGCGCAGTCCGATGGCGGAGGCGTTCGTGCGCAGCCGGCTGCACGGGGAGCATGGGCTGGTGTTCGGGACGCTGCCGGCGGGCGTGGACCTGTCGGCGATGCTGGCGCGCGCGCTGCCGTAG
- a CDS encoding cold-shock protein: MPNGTVKWFNDAKGFGFISPEDGSADVFAHFSAINSKGFRSLQEGQRVTYDVTQGPKGAQASNITPAE; the protein is encoded by the coding sequence ATGCCGAACGGTACCGTCAAGTGGTTCAACGACGCCAAGGGATTTGGCTTCATCTCGCCGGAGGATGGCAGCGCCGACGTGTTCGCGCACTTCTCCGCCATCAACTCCAAGGGCTTCCGCAGCCTGCAGGAAGGCCAGCGTGTCACCTATGACGTGACCCAGGGCCCGAAGGGCGCCCAGGCTTCGAACATCACGCCGGCCGAGTGA
- a CDS encoding ligase-associated DNA damage response DEXH box helicase produces the protein MNRSQALRRLEDWFASKGWRSLPFQRAMWRHYLAGGSGLLHTPTGSGKTMAMFGGPLLQAMIDPPPPPRRASAVRPLQVLWVTPLRALASDTARALQAVVDGVGLGWRVGLRSGDASNRERRQAREGRIDVLVTTPESLALLLSYPDTLPRMRQLRCVVVDEWHELLGSKRGVLLQLNLAVLREAAPALQLWGLSATLGNLQEARDVLLPGQPDAPIVQGVRPRAISVRSLLPDPGERFPWAGHLGLAQLPRVLDALMQARSSLLFTNTRAQAELWHQALAAVWPEDPATLALHHGSLDPVLRQQVEDGLRAGALRCVVATSSLDLGVDFPEVEQVLQLGSPKGVARLRQRAGRARHRPGASGSILCVPSHALELAEYAAVRRALAEGVVEARRPPTLSLDVLAQHAVSRALAGGFDSAALLAQVRRTHAFASLGDDQWQAVLTFIVQGGQALAQYPDFHKVVRDADGRYRMHDRRQALRHRLSIGTISSDGSVRVQFLRGGSLGAVEEQFASRLRRGDRFQFAGRLLELVQLRDMTAFVRLARGRGDGVVPRWQGGQLPLSMPLGRELEWVLSGADDSAESRWLSPLLALQQQLSALPGPGHLLVEEVRRREGQFLFVYLFAGRHVHEALAALLALRCTRRQRNSIGYAVNDHGLVLAPAQAIDLDAAEWKALFTTDRLLDDLRAAVNLGELARRQFRGIARVAGLLVPSLPGGMPRSLRQLQASAGLLFDVLREHDPDHLLLALAEREVLHDSLDLAGLQQVLARIGTQILSMQRPSSLTPLGFPLWAERLRGQFSNEDWRTRVQRAAQQLERRHGR, from the coding sequence ATGAACCGCAGCCAGGCACTACGCCGGCTGGAAGACTGGTTCGCGTCGAAAGGCTGGCGCTCGCTGCCGTTCCAGCGCGCGATGTGGCGGCACTATCTCGCCGGCGGATCCGGGTTGCTGCACACCCCCACGGGCAGCGGCAAGACCATGGCGATGTTCGGCGGTCCGCTGCTGCAGGCCATGATCGATCCACCGCCCCCGCCCCGCCGCGCCAGCGCGGTGCGCCCGCTGCAGGTGCTGTGGGTGACGCCCTTGCGCGCATTGGCCAGCGACACCGCGCGCGCACTGCAGGCCGTGGTTGATGGGGTGGGGCTTGGATGGCGCGTCGGCCTGCGCAGTGGTGACGCCAGCAACCGCGAACGACGACAGGCGCGCGAGGGCCGCATCGACGTACTGGTCACCACGCCGGAATCGTTGGCGCTGCTGCTGAGCTATCCGGATACGCTGCCGCGCATGCGCCAGCTGCGCTGCGTGGTGGTGGACGAATGGCACGAGCTGCTGGGCAGCAAGCGTGGAGTGCTGCTGCAGTTGAACCTGGCGGTGTTGCGCGAGGCCGCGCCTGCATTGCAGCTGTGGGGACTATCGGCCACGCTGGGAAACCTGCAGGAAGCGCGCGACGTGCTGCTGCCCGGGCAGCCCGACGCGCCGATCGTGCAGGGCGTGCGCCCGCGCGCAATCAGCGTGCGCAGTCTGCTGCCGGACCCCGGCGAACGTTTCCCCTGGGCCGGGCATCTCGGCCTGGCGCAGCTGCCGCGCGTGCTGGATGCATTGATGCAGGCGCGCAGCAGCCTGCTGTTCACCAACACCCGTGCGCAGGCAGAACTGTGGCATCAGGCGCTGGCCGCGGTCTGGCCGGAAGACCCGGCCACGTTGGCGCTGCACCACGGCTCGCTGGATCCGGTGCTGCGCCAGCAGGTGGAAGACGGGCTGCGCGCGGGCGCGCTGCGCTGCGTCGTTGCCACCTCCAGCCTCGACCTCGGCGTGGACTTCCCCGAGGTTGAGCAGGTACTGCAGCTGGGCAGCCCGAAGGGCGTGGCGCGCCTGCGCCAACGCGCCGGACGCGCACGCCATCGTCCGGGTGCCAGCGGCTCAATTCTGTGCGTCCCCAGCCATGCGCTGGAGCTGGCCGAGTACGCTGCGGTACGCCGTGCATTGGCCGAAGGCGTGGTCGAAGCACGCAGGCCACCAACGCTGTCGCTGGATGTGCTGGCCCAGCATGCGGTCAGCCGCGCCCTGGCGGGCGGCTTCGACAGCGCCGCGCTGCTGGCACAGGTAAGGCGTACCCATGCCTTCGCGTCTCTCGGCGACGATCAATGGCAGGCCGTGCTCACGTTCATCGTGCAAGGCGGCCAGGCGCTGGCCCAGTACCCCGATTTCCACAAGGTCGTGCGTGATGCCGATGGGCGGTACCGCATGCACGACCGTCGCCAGGCGCTGCGTCATCGGCTGTCGATCGGCACCATCAGCAGCGATGGCAGTGTGCGCGTGCAGTTCCTGCGCGGCGGTAGCCTGGGCGCCGTGGAGGAGCAGTTCGCCAGCCGCCTGCGCCGTGGCGATCGCTTCCAGTTCGCCGGACGCCTGCTGGAGCTGGTGCAGCTGCGCGACATGACCGCCTTCGTGCGGTTGGCACGAGGGCGCGGTGACGGTGTCGTCCCCCGCTGGCAGGGCGGCCAGTTGCCGCTGTCGATGCCGCTCGGCCGCGAGCTGGAGTGGGTCCTGTCCGGCGCCGACGACAGCGCCGAATCACGCTGGCTGTCCCCCTTGCTGGCACTGCAGCAGCAGTTGTCGGCGCTTCCCGGCCCTGGCCACCTTCTGGTGGAAGAGGTGCGACGCCGCGAAGGCCAGTTCCTGTTCGTCTACCTCTTTGCCGGCCGCCACGTGCACGAGGCGCTGGCCGCCTTGCTGGCGCTGCGCTGTACCCGCCGGCAGCGCAACAGCATCGGCTATGCGGTGAACGATCACGGCCTGGTACTGGCACCGGCGCAGGCGATCGATCTGGATGCGGCGGAATGGAAGGCGCTGTTCACCACCGATCGGCTGCTTGACGATCTGCGTGCCGCGGTGAACCTGGGCGAGCTGGCGCGCCGCCAGTTCCGTGGCATCGCGCGCGTAGCGGGCCTGCTGGTACCCAGCCTGCCCGGCGGCATGCCGCGATCACTGCGCCAGCTGCAGGCCTCGGCAGGCCTGCTCTTCGACGTGCTGCGCGAGCACGATCCTGACCATCTGCTGCTGGCGCTGGCCGAACGCGAGGTGCTGCACGACAGCCTCGATCTGGCTGGGTTACAGCAGGTACTGGCAAGGATCGGCACGCAGATTCTCTCGATGCAGCGTCCATCGTCACTTACGCCACTGGGCTTCCCGTTGTGGGCCGAACGCCTGCGTGGGCAGTTCAGCAACGAGGACTGGCGTACCCGCGTGCAACGCGCGGCCCAGCAGCTGGAGCGTCGCCATGGCCGATGA
- a CDS encoding ligase-associated DNA damage response exonuclease, which produces MAANDDLVVLRPEGLYCAAGDFHIDPWRPVARAVITHGHGDHARPGMGEYHCSDGSLPILRWRLGDVPVQAHAEGVPFRLGQVQVSLHPAGHVLGSSQVRIDDGQQVWVASGDYKRQPDPTCAPFEVVPCDTFITEATFALPIYRWPDTPAVAAEIVAWRRECEQRGEAAILLCYALGKAQRVLAELLPLDDRPAWLHGAIANGVAVYRQANVPMLETLAVAEQGRQPDAAGQLILAPPSAAGTPWMRRFGRHQLGFASGWMQLRGNRRRRNVDRGFVISDHADWPALLQTIEQTGAQRVIATHGNTDALIPFLRERGVAAEAFRTDFGSEE; this is translated from the coding sequence ATGGCAGCCAACGACGATCTGGTGGTCCTGCGCCCCGAAGGGCTGTACTGCGCCGCCGGTGATTTCCACATCGATCCCTGGCGACCGGTAGCGCGCGCGGTCATCACCCATGGCCACGGCGATCACGCACGCCCGGGCATGGGCGAGTACCACTGCAGCGACGGCAGCCTGCCGATCCTGCGCTGGCGCCTGGGCGATGTACCGGTGCAGGCACATGCCGAGGGCGTACCGTTCCGACTGGGCCAGGTGCAGGTATCGCTGCATCCAGCCGGCCATGTACTGGGGTCTTCGCAGGTGCGCATCGACGACGGGCAACAGGTGTGGGTGGCGTCCGGCGACTACAAGCGCCAGCCTGATCCAACCTGTGCGCCATTCGAAGTGGTGCCCTGCGATACCTTCATCACCGAGGCCACCTTCGCCCTGCCGATCTACCGTTGGCCGGACACCCCCGCCGTCGCTGCGGAGATCGTGGCGTGGCGGCGCGAATGCGAACAGCGCGGCGAAGCTGCGATCCTGCTGTGCTATGCACTGGGCAAGGCGCAACGGGTGCTGGCCGAACTGCTGCCGCTGGACGATCGCCCGGCCTGGCTGCACGGAGCCATCGCCAATGGTGTGGCGGTGTACCGGCAGGCCAACGTGCCAATGCTGGAGACGCTTGCGGTGGCCGAGCAGGGTCGCCAGCCGGATGCCGCCGGCCAGTTGATCCTCGCCCCACCCTCGGCCGCCGGCACACCGTGGATGCGCCGCTTCGGCCGCCACCAGTTGGGCTTCGCCTCGGGCTGGATGCAGTTGCGCGGCAACCGGCGTCGCCGCAACGTCGATCGTGGCTTCGTCATTTCCGATCACGCCGATTGGCCCGCGCTGCTGCAGACCATCGAACAGACGGGCGCGCAGCGGGTGATCGCCACCCATGGCAATACCGATGCGTTGATTCCCTTCCTGCGCGAGCGTGGCGTAGCGGCTGAAGCCTTCCGTACCGACTTCGGGAGCGAGGAATGA
- a CDS encoding NAD(P)/FAD-dependent oxidoreductase, whose translation MKERLRIAVIGYGTAGQALSILLSRDGHEVEIFERVPTPGPVGAGFLLQPSGLQVLWQMGLLDAVRAHAAPVHRLYGDTPCERAVMDMRYDGLDARLHGLGMQRGALFSLLDEARAGEGQLHAGTTITGVDAEHGRLRDSAGRAHGPFDLVVAADGAASTLRGTIAGGTGLDRVYPWGALWCLLPAEDWPHLQELRQRYVAARKMIGLLPVGTRPGDDTPRLSFFWSLPRADFERWQADGMAPWLDELHALWPQASARFAHLRDAGQLARAVYRDAVMTRWHCGRMVLAGDAAHAMSPQLGQGVNMALLDALALRDAVRTHGGGAAALQAYQAQRRAHVAVYQRWSRWLTPLFQSDRDAWAKARDVLLGPMGRLPGGRGHMLRVLSGTQHGWFGSLALDPAFVDALATAAEMPRINAITANA comes from the coding sequence ATGAAGGAACGACTGCGCATCGCCGTGATCGGCTACGGCACCGCCGGACAGGCATTGTCCATCCTGCTCTCCCGTGATGGCCACGAGGTTGAGATCTTCGAACGCGTGCCCACCCCCGGGCCGGTTGGCGCCGGCTTCCTGCTGCAGCCCAGCGGCCTGCAGGTGCTGTGGCAGATGGGCCTGCTTGATGCGGTGCGCGCACATGCCGCGCCGGTGCACCGCCTGTATGGCGACACGCCGTGCGAGCGCGCGGTGATGGACATGCGCTACGACGGCCTGGACGCGCGCCTGCATGGCCTGGGCATGCAGCGCGGGGCCTTGTTCTCGCTGCTGGACGAGGCGCGCGCAGGCGAGGGCCAGCTGCATGCGGGTACCACCATTACCGGGGTGGATGCCGAACACGGCCGTCTGCGCGACAGCGCCGGGCGCGCGCATGGCCCGTTCGACCTGGTGGTGGCCGCTGATGGCGCCGCGTCGACGCTGCGCGGCACGATCGCCGGCGGTACCGGGCTGGACCGGGTGTATCCCTGGGGGGCGCTGTGGTGCCTGCTGCCGGCCGAGGACTGGCCGCACCTGCAGGAGCTGCGCCAGCGCTACGTGGCCGCGCGCAAGATGATCGGGCTGCTGCCGGTCGGTACGCGCCCCGGTGACGACACGCCGCGCCTGAGCTTCTTCTGGAGCCTGCCACGCGCCGACTTCGAGCGCTGGCAGGCCGACGGCATGGCCCCCTGGCTGGATGAGCTGCATGCGTTGTGGCCACAGGCCAGTGCACGCTTCGCCCATCTGCGTGATGCCGGCCAGCTGGCGCGCGCGGTCTACCGTGACGCTGTGATGACGCGCTGGCATTGCGGCCGCATGGTATTGGCCGGTGATGCCGCACATGCGATGAGCCCGCAGCTGGGGCAGGGCGTGAACATGGCGCTGCTTGATGCGTTGGCACTGCGCGATGCCGTGCGCACGCATGGCGGCGGTGCCGCTGCACTGCAGGCCTACCAGGCGCAACGCAGGGCACACGTTGCGGTGTACCAGCGCTGGAGTCGTTGGCTGACACCGCTGTTCCAGTCCGACCGTGACGCCTGGGCCAAGGCGCGTGACGTATTGCTCGGCCCGATGGGGCGCCTGCCCGGAGGGCGTGGCCACATGCTGCGCGTGCTCAGCGGTACCCAGCATGGCTGGTTCGGTTCGCTTGCGCTGGATCCGGCTTTCGTCGACGCACTGGCCACCGCAGCGGAGATGCCTCGCATCAACGCGATCACGGCCAATGCGTGA
- a CDS encoding S-methyl-5'-thioinosine phosphorylase yields MQQIALAVIGGTGVYNLAKLDDVQTHEVDTRFGRPSGPVRVGTLLGHRVAFLARHGEGHSLPPHKINYRANLAALQQLGAQRVLALNTVGGITEHFGPRVLACPDQIIDYTWGRISTICEEEGTDVVHVDFGHPYTPMLRSKILAAAKVTGVTVHDGGCYGATQGPRLETIAEIARMRRDGCDLVGMTGMPEAALARELGLDYACLAIIANWAAGCGDGEEITMAEVLANVQAASNGLPELVGELARG; encoded by the coding sequence ATGCAACAGATCGCCCTGGCCGTGATCGGCGGTACCGGTGTCTACAACCTGGCCAAGCTTGACGACGTGCAGACCCATGAGGTCGACACCCGCTTCGGCCGCCCGTCCGGTCCGGTGCGGGTGGGGACGCTGCTCGGCCATCGCGTCGCGTTCCTGGCGCGGCATGGCGAGGGGCATTCGCTGCCGCCGCACAAGATCAACTACCGCGCCAACCTGGCCGCGCTGCAGCAGCTGGGCGCGCAGCGGGTGCTGGCGTTGAACACGGTGGGGGGCATCACCGAACACTTTGGTCCGCGCGTGCTGGCCTGCCCCGACCAGATCATCGACTACACCTGGGGCCGCATCAGCACGATCTGTGAAGAAGAGGGCACCGACGTGGTTCACGTCGATTTCGGCCATCCCTACACGCCGATGTTGCGCAGCAAGATCCTGGCGGCAGCCAAAGTGACCGGTGTCACTGTCCATGACGGCGGCTGCTATGGAGCAACGCAGGGTCCGCGCCTGGAAACCATCGCCGAAATCGCCCGCATGCGCCGTGATGGCTGCGACCTGGTGGGCATGACCGGCATGCCGGAGGCCGCACTGGCACGGGAGCTGGGCCTGGATTATGCCTGCCTGGCGATCATCGCCAACTGGGCCGCCGGCTGCGGTGATGGCGAGGAGATTACGATGGCCGAAGTGCTGGCCAATGTGCAGGCGGCCAGCAACGGACTTCCGGAACTGGTGGGCGAATTGGCGCGGGGGTGA
- the pdeM gene encoding ligase-associated DNA damage response endonuclease PdeM: MADELPLLRAGESLILLGARALYWPARQALLIADLHLGKADVFRRAGIALPSGGTGEDLQRLQGLQDRHGCRELWILGDILHGPAHRAAWYQQWLGWRERNAALDVHVLRGNHDRQLPHAQLQVQVHDEVRLPPFLLRHEPTPDAELHVIAGHLHPQVALRPLRRRFPAFWLRDRMTVLPAFSAFTAGIVPVPADGDQMVACVENGLVELPVV, encoded by the coding sequence ATGGCCGATGAACTGCCACTGCTGCGCGCAGGCGAATCGCTGATTCTGCTTGGCGCGCGTGCGCTTTACTGGCCCGCGCGGCAGGCGCTGTTGATTGCCGACCTGCACCTGGGCAAGGCCGATGTGTTCCGCCGCGCCGGCATCGCCCTGCCCAGCGGCGGCACCGGCGAAGACCTGCAACGCCTGCAGGGTCTGCAGGACAGGCATGGCTGCCGCGAGCTGTGGATCCTGGGCGACATCCTGCATGGGCCGGCGCATCGCGCCGCCTGGTACCAGCAATGGCTGGGATGGCGCGAACGCAACGCTGCACTGGATGTGCATGTCCTGCGCGGGAATCACGACCGGCAGCTGCCGCATGCCCAGCTGCAGGTACAGGTCCACGACGAAGTACGGCTGCCGCCGTTCCTGCTTCGCCATGAGCCGACACCCGATGCAGAGCTGCATGTGATTGCCGGGCACCTGCATCCGCAGGTCGCCTTGAGGCCATTGCGAAGGCGTTTCCCCGCATTCTGGCTGCGTGACAGGATGACGGTGCTGCCGGCCTTTTCTGCGTTCACCGCCGGAATCGTGCCTGTTCCCGCCGACGGCGATCAGATGGTCGCCTGCGTGGAAAACGGCCTGGTGGAACTGCCAGTGGTTTGA
- a CDS encoding ATP-dependent DNA ligase has translation MKAFAALYQRLDRSTATLDKRAALIDYFSQAGAHDAAWALYLLSGGKVGGARRKIAASGELRTWIAEESGLPPWLVEDSYAQVGDLAETLTLLLDDPPQPSPDRPLAEWIEQHLLAVANQPEAVRRTAVVAGWRQLCSGERLVFNKLLTGALRVGVSQRLVQQALAEWSGLDIARIAQRMLGEWVPSPGLLGQLLSPDELPLDRQQPYPFFLASPLESDPAERLGPIEDWLLEWKWDGIRLQLLRRRGEVALWSRGEERLDGRFPEIEQAAMALPDGCVLDGELLAWDDATDLPRAFTALQTRIQRRKPGAATLRNTPVRVLAYDLLELDGADLREHPLQERRARLAEIVGALGDARIRLSPDVAAEDWPQAAAMRETARERGVEGLMLKRRGSPYQAGRRRGDWWKWKVDPLTIDAVLLYAQAGHGRRSTLYTDYTFGVWDGDALVPVAKAYSGLDDKEILALDRWIRANTRERFGPVRGVRAEQVFELGFEAVNRSSRHKSGIAVRFPRILRWRHDKPASEADQLAALQALAR, from the coding sequence ATGAAGGCCTTCGCGGCGCTCTACCAGCGCCTGGACCGCAGCACCGCCACGCTGGACAAGCGTGCAGCGTTGATCGACTACTTCAGCCAGGCAGGCGCGCATGATGCGGCGTGGGCGCTGTACCTGCTCAGCGGTGGCAAGGTGGGCGGTGCACGCCGCAAGATCGCCGCCAGTGGCGAACTGCGCACCTGGATCGCCGAGGAATCGGGGCTGCCACCGTGGCTGGTGGAAGACAGCTATGCGCAGGTCGGTGACCTCGCCGAGACACTGACCCTGCTGCTGGATGATCCACCACAGCCTTCGCCCGACCGCCCCTTGGCCGAATGGATCGAACAGCACCTGCTGGCGGTGGCCAACCAGCCCGAAGCGGTGCGCCGTACGGCGGTCGTCGCCGGCTGGCGGCAGCTTTGCAGCGGCGAACGCCTGGTGTTCAACAAGCTGCTGACCGGCGCCTTGCGCGTCGGCGTCTCGCAGCGCCTGGTGCAGCAGGCACTGGCGGAGTGGTCCGGCCTGGACATCGCACGCATCGCCCAGCGCATGCTGGGCGAATGGGTGCCCTCGCCCGGGCTGCTGGGCCAGCTGCTGTCGCCGGATGAGCTGCCACTGGACCGGCAGCAACCCTACCCGTTCTTCCTCGCCTCGCCATTGGAAAGCGATCCTGCCGAGCGCCTCGGCCCTATCGAAGATTGGCTGCTGGAATGGAAGTGGGATGGCATCCGCCTGCAGCTGCTGCGCCGGCGTGGCGAGGTCGCATTGTGGTCACGCGGCGAAGAGCGGCTGGATGGCCGCTTCCCCGAAATCGAGCAGGCCGCGATGGCGCTTCCCGATGGCTGCGTACTGGACGGCGAGCTGCTGGCCTGGGACGACGCCACCGACCTGCCGCGTGCATTCACCGCACTGCAGACCCGCATCCAGCGCCGCAAACCCGGTGCGGCCACCCTGCGCAACACGCCGGTGCGCGTGCTCGCCTATGACCTGCTGGAACTCGATGGCGCGGACCTGCGTGAGCATCCGTTGCAGGAACGGCGTGCACGGCTTGCCGAGATCGTCGGTGCCCTGGGTGATGCACGGATCCGGCTGTCACCCGACGTTGCCGCCGAAGACTGGCCGCAGGCTGCCGCGATGCGGGAAACAGCGCGCGAACGCGGCGTGGAAGGGCTGATGCTGAAACGACGTGGCTCGCCCTACCAGGCCGGGCGACGCCGCGGCGACTGGTGGAAATGGAAGGTCGATCCGCTCACCATCGATGCGGTGCTCTTGTATGCGCAGGCCGGCCATGGGCGGCGCAGCACGCTGTATACCGACTACACGTTCGGCGTCTGGGACGGCGACGCGCTGGTACCGGTGGCCAAGGCCTATTCGGGCCTGGATGACAAGGAAATCCTCGCGCTCGACCGCTGGATCCGCGCCAACACCCGCGAGCGCTTCGGACCGGTGCGCGGCGTGCGCGCCGAACAGGTGTTCGAGCTGGGCTTCGAGGCAGTCAACCGCAGCAGCCGGCACAAGTCCGGTATCGCCGTGCGCTTTCCGCGCATCCTGCGTTGGCGCCACGACAAGCCGGCCAGCGAGGCCGATCAGCTGGCCGCCCTGCAGGCGCTGGCGCGATGA